Proteins encoded together in one Amblyomma americanum isolate KBUSLIRL-KWMA chromosome 1, ASM5285725v1, whole genome shotgun sequence window:
- the LOC144134492 gene encoding uncharacterized protein LOC144134492 gives MTPEPLSTPDPRFVIRRHGVGDVGKLRIRTAWATMFSACGNTVTSGAPPIAQAEPPAPGCGRHRQDGGTRQRPARKAHPAVVAGVFQNLCFPYEGVLAAPSSARIINVSSR, from the exons ATGACGCCCGAGCCCCTGTCCACTCCCGACCCGAGGTTCGTCATCCGACGCCACGGCGTTGGAGACGTGGGGAAGCTGCGGATAAGGACAGCCTGGGCGACAATGTTCTCTGCCTGCGGGAACACTGTTACCAGTGGAGCACCGCCCATTGCACAAG CTGAGCCACCCGCCCCTGGATGCGGTCGACATCGCCAAGATGGAGGCACCCGTCAGCGACCGGCCCGCAAAGCTCACCCAGCTGTCGTGGCAGGCGTCTTCCAGAACTTGTGCTTCCCCTACGAAGGAGTTCTGGCGGCGCCCAGTTCTGCTCGAATCATCAACGTCAGTTCTCGTTGA